The following are from one region of the Blastocatellia bacterium genome:
- a CDS encoding formylglycine-generating enzyme family protein: MLLLLGGAGFAYIKLNPKNATDNTVKLAESLIPTMVTIKAAQFTMGTNKGDDVLQPEHPRKIAAFQISKFLVTNKQYAEFVLQTKYTPPPHWKALTPPANIMDEPVVNVSWLDAKAYCDWLTTKTGKGYRLPLEAEWEYVARNKEKLRIEELFKHWEWTQDPVRLYPNSKAKLPADLTSTDNVRIIRGNTDGAPVHNTETFRSWQLDRYINETVSFRVAYEEPGS; this comes from the coding sequence GTGTTACTATTATTAGGTGGAGCAGGTTTTGCGTATATAAAATTAAACCCCAAAAATGCGACTGATAACACAGTAAAATTGGCTGAAAGCTTGATTCCAACAATGGTTACTATTAAAGCAGCCCAATTTACTATGGGAACTAATAAAGGGGATGATGTTTTACAACCAGAGCATCCAAGGAAAATAGCAGCTTTTCAAATTTCTAAGTTTTTAGTTACTAATAAACAATATGCTGAATTTGTTTTACAAACAAAGTACACTCCTCCGCCACATTGGAAAGCTCTAACACCGCCAGCAAATATTATGGATGAGCCTGTAGTAAATGTTAGTTGGTTGGATGCTAAAGCTTATTGTGATTGGTTAACAACTAAAACAGGTAAAGGCTATCGTTTGCCCCTAGAAGCCGAGTGGGAATATGTTGCTCGTAATAAAGAAAAGTTACGTATAGAAGAATTATTTAAGCATTGGGAATGGACACAAGATCCAGTTCGTCTTTATCCAAACTCTAAAGCTAAATTACCTGCTGACTTAACAAGTACAGATAATGTTCGCATTATTCGGGGCAATACAGATGGCGCACCCGTTCATAATACGGAAACTTTTCGTAGTTGGCAACTAGATCGTTATATTAATGAGACAGTTAGCTTTCGAGTAGCATATGAAGAACCTGGGAGTTAA